In a genomic window of Xylophilus rhododendri:
- a CDS encoding ChaN family lipoprotein has protein sequence MRRDGAGASAGTRPASAEDPDLLLFGERHDAPGQIDRVADALRQLAARDRLAAFAIEMAPAGTSTAALPRSAAALSIRQALQWDDKAWPWERYAPAITAAVVAGVPVLGANLPRADMAKAMADVSLDAQLAEPARAQLAVALRDGHCGLLPESRIPAMLRVQIARDRSMAHVMAESVVSGRTAVLLAGSGHVDSALGVPQHLPTHLTVRSIVLLADGDRTSGRFDATWATPAASRDDPCTALAGHMPAPAGR, from the coding sequence ATGCGCCGCGACGGCGCCGGTGCCAGTGCCGGCACCCGCCCCGCCAGTGCCGAGGATCCCGACCTGCTGCTGTTCGGCGAACGCCACGACGCGCCGGGACAGATCGATCGGGTGGCCGATGCCCTGCGCCAGCTCGCCGCCCGGGATCGCCTGGCCGCATTCGCCATCGAAATGGCCCCCGCCGGCACCAGCACCGCCGCCCTGCCGCGCAGCGCGGCCGCGCTGTCCATCCGGCAGGCCCTGCAATGGGACGACAAGGCCTGGCCCTGGGAGCGTTACGCCCCCGCCATCACTGCGGCCGTCGTGGCCGGCGTACCGGTGCTGGGCGCCAACCTGCCGCGGGCCGACATGGCCAAGGCGATGGCCGATGTGTCGCTGGACGCCCAACTGGCCGAACCCGCCCGCGCGCAGCTGGCCGTCGCCCTGCGCGACGGCCACTGCGGACTGCTGCCCGAAAGCCGCATCCCCGCCATGCTGCGGGTGCAGATCGCCCGCGACCGCAGCATGGCCCATGTCATGGCCGAATCGGTGGTCAGCGGCCGTACCGCCGTGCTGCTGGCGGGTTCCGGCCATGTCGACAGCGCCCTCGGCGTGCCGCAGCACCTGCCCACGCACCTGACCGTGCGCAGCATCGTCCTGCTGGCCGATGGCGACCGCACCTCCGGCCGCTTCGACGCCACCTGGGCCACGCCGGCCGCATCGCGCGACGACCCCTGCACGGCCCTGGCCGGCCACATGCCCGCGCCGGCCGGCCGCTGA
- a CDS encoding BTH_I0359 family protein produces the protein MQMLYDSESFVVVHMVPDEDEDTPDTAGPQLARHGFEIVDKRSGKEVYLDGSWAEMFQEKILDWQKNTPTQEEVEDTLDGYAGLAQNPVIVH, from the coding sequence ATGCAGATGCTGTATGACTCCGAGAGCTTTGTCGTAGTCCACATGGTCCCCGACGAAGACGAGGACACACCCGACACCGCCGGCCCGCAACTCGCGCGCCATGGTTTCGAGATCGTCGACAAGCGCTCCGGCAAGGAGGTCTACCTCGACGGCTCCTGGGCGGAAATGTTCCAGGAGAAGATCCTCGACTGGCAGAAGAACACGCCGACCCAGGAAGAGGTCGAAGACACGCTGGACGGCTACGCCGGGCTGGCGCAGAACCCGGTGATCGTCCACTGA
- a CDS encoding DUF3108 domain-containing protein has product MRLFSLPALTPTRRPIACLVLLAAAVLLAHLAVLGWLPMGSSRGQALDEKTLHLVTRVLPAPPPAPPKPPPRPRPVTPPAPAVPAPAAEPAASETSTDTATTTAADTGTDSMAAPASTEAASAPPETAAPAETPAEPAVASTAPPPPVGLPQSVRLKYDMQGEYKKLLYHAGAELLWQQDGARYSARMEVSAFLIGSRVQTSEGAIGAGGLEPERFADKARREQATHFDRDQHRIVFSANTPEMPLPPGVQDRLSVFLQLSSQLAGDPGRYPEGSTITIPTAGPRDLADWSFVVGAPETLQLRLGSQPTIKLERAPRKEYDTRVEVWFAPALGYLPVRMRITQQTGDYIEQTLESAERP; this is encoded by the coding sequence ATGCGCCTGTTCTCCCTGCCCGCCCTGACGCCCACCCGGCGCCCCATCGCCTGCCTGGTCCTGCTGGCGGCGGCGGTGCTGCTGGCGCATCTGGCGGTGCTGGGCTGGCTGCCGATGGGCTCGAGCCGCGGCCAGGCGCTGGACGAGAAGACGCTGCACCTCGTCACCCGCGTGCTGCCCGCGCCGCCTCCGGCACCGCCCAAGCCGCCCCCGCGCCCCCGGCCGGTCACGCCGCCGGCGCCGGCCGTCCCCGCGCCGGCAGCCGAGCCGGCCGCCAGCGAAACCAGCACCGACACCGCCACCACCACCGCCGCCGATACCGGCACGGACAGCATGGCCGCGCCAGCATCCACCGAAGCCGCCAGCGCACCGCCCGAAACCGCCGCGCCCGCCGAAACACCCGCCGAGCCGGCAGTGGCCAGCACCGCCCCGCCACCACCGGTCGGCCTGCCGCAATCGGTGCGCCTGAAGTACGACATGCAGGGCGAATACAAGAAGCTGCTCTACCACGCCGGCGCCGAACTGCTCTGGCAGCAGGACGGCGCGCGCTACTCGGCGCGCATGGAAGTCAGCGCCTTCCTGATCGGCTCGCGTGTGCAGACCAGCGAGGGCGCCATCGGCGCCGGCGGGCTCGAACCCGAACGCTTCGCCGACAAGGCCAGGCGCGAGCAGGCCACGCATTTCGACCGGGACCAGCACCGCATCGTCTTCAGCGCCAACACGCCGGAGATGCCCCTGCCGCCCGGCGTGCAGGACCGGCTGAGCGTGTTCCTGCAGCTGTCCTCGCAACTGGCCGGCGATCCCGGGCGCTACCCGGAGGGCAGCACCATCACCATTCCCACCGCCGGACCGCGCGACCTGGCCGACTGGTCCTTCGTCGTCGGCGCGCCGGAGACCCTGCAATTGCGCCTCGGCAGCCAGCCCACCATCAAGCTCGAACGCGCGCCGCGCAAGGAATACGACACCCGCGTGGAAGTGTGGTTCGCCCCGGCGTTGGGCTATCTGCCGGTGCGCATGCGCATCACCCAGCAGACCGGGGACTACATCGAGCAGACCCTGGAATCGGCCGAAAGACCTTGA
- a CDS encoding fumarylacetoacetate hydrolase family protein codes for MKLATYQDGSRDGQLVLVSRDLASAHYATGVASRLQAVLDDWNFLSPQLQDLYDELNAGRARHAFPFDPRHCMAPLPRAYGHFEGGGFAQAQAMLQAAAGTDAAAPSEPRMARLGGGELLGATEYLRLPRGGLEADFEAGLAVVTGDIPAGCTAERAIEGIRLVLLANGLALRGPGEEAAAFDARPATAFSPVAVTVDELGPAWSGGRLNGTLQTVWNGRKVGLNEAGPEMDFHFGQLIARVARNGRLRAGTLVGCGPVSNKAVPREGAREGRRAAKAAAAAAALEWPRGYACIADKRAMETLQDGSAKTGWLQPHDTIRIEMKGRDGLSIFGAIEQEVTVGGSTAVAAG; via the coding sequence ATGAAACTCGCGACCTATCAGGACGGATCGCGCGACGGCCAATTGGTGCTCGTGTCGCGCGATCTGGCTTCGGCTCATTATGCGACCGGTGTCGCCAGCCGCCTGCAGGCGGTGCTGGACGACTGGAACTTCCTCTCGCCGCAGCTGCAGGACCTCTACGACGAACTCAACGCCGGCCGGGCCCGGCATGCATTTCCCTTCGATCCGCGCCACTGCATGGCGCCCCTGCCGCGCGCCTACGGCCATTTCGAAGGCGGTGGTTTCGCGCAGGCCCAGGCCATGCTGCAAGCGGCCGCGGGCACCGATGCCGCGGCGCCGTCCGAACCGCGCATGGCACGCCTGGGCGGCGGCGAACTGCTGGGCGCGACCGAATACCTGCGTTTGCCGCGCGGCGGACTGGAGGCCGACTTCGAAGCGGGCCTGGCCGTCGTCACCGGCGACATTCCGGCCGGCTGCACGGCCGAGCGCGCCATCGAGGGCATCCGGCTGGTCCTGCTGGCCAACGGCCTGGCCTTGCGCGGCCCGGGCGAGGAGGCGGCCGCATTCGACGCACGACCGGCGACCGCGTTCAGCCCCGTGGCGGTGACCGTCGATGAGCTGGGCCCGGCCTGGTCGGGCGGACGCCTGAACGGCACGCTGCAGACGGTGTGGAACGGGCGCAAGGTCGGCCTCAACGAAGCCGGCCCGGAGATGGACTTCCACTTCGGCCAGTTGATCGCCCGTGTCGCGCGCAACGGCCGGCTGCGCGCCGGCACGCTGGTGGGCTGCGGGCCGGTGAGCAACAAGGCGGTGCCGCGCGAGGGCGCCAGGGAAGGCCGGCGCGCGGCCAAGGCGGCAGCCGCCGCGGCCGCCTTGGAGTGGCCGCGCGGCTATGCCTGCATCGCCGACAAACGCGCGATGGAGACCTTGCAGGACGGCAGCGCCAAGACCGGCTGGCTGCAGCCGCACGACACGATCCGCATCGAGATGAAGGGCCGCGACGGGCTGTCGATCTTCGGTGCCATCGAGCAGGAAGTGACGGTCGGCGGGAGCACCGCCGTGGCCGCGGGCTGA
- a CDS encoding toxin-antitoxin system YwqK family antitoxin has product MRKRTRSARRPVRPGARSSTAAAVALAGLLAMHGACGATLCEVNGVAVQPAERSSLQGRSGVLRCRDEASGQLVREEEVQNGRLAGTVRQFSNGRLSREQVLNDKGNPQGRSREYGANGQVLRESNFDNGNLAGLSRSFHPDGRLQRASFYGPEGELAYAEFTRRGDLRSLRCADRPLLGPAVDDARLCGFASRSSQVSFVAENGALRARATFLNGKRVRYETFQDNGQPATQEELQAAGRIERIFGTDGVRRREVHWALRDGVSQRDREQEFSATGSLTRERRWLQGELSSEQTFYLNGQPRSKARYTSSGSNRTLETQDYFENGVLSAEGSYIDTGRYAPTPVGTHRQFDMQGRPKSETVYDPRGRLVRERIWDASGTVLRDDELQDDGSRRPPTAAR; this is encoded by the coding sequence ATGCGCAAGAGAACGCGGTCGGCCCGACGCCCGGTGCGGCCAGGCGCCCGCAGCAGCACTGCGGCTGCGGTGGCATTGGCGGGCCTGCTGGCGATGCACGGCGCCTGCGGCGCGACCCTGTGCGAAGTCAACGGCGTGGCCGTCCAGCCCGCCGAACGCAGCAGCCTGCAGGGCCGCTCGGGCGTGCTGCGCTGCCGCGACGAGGCCAGCGGGCAGCTCGTGCGCGAGGAAGAAGTGCAGAACGGCCGCCTGGCCGGCACCGTGCGCCAGTTCAGCAATGGCCGCCTGAGCCGCGAACAGGTCCTCAACGACAAGGGCAATCCGCAGGGCCGCAGCCGCGAGTACGGCGCCAACGGCCAGGTGCTGCGCGAGAGCAATTTCGACAACGGCAACCTCGCAGGCCTGAGCCGCAGCTTCCACCCCGACGGCCGGCTGCAGCGCGCCAGCTTCTACGGCCCCGAGGGCGAGCTGGCCTACGCCGAATTCACCCGCCGCGGCGACCTGCGCTCGCTGCGCTGCGCCGACCGCCCGCTGCTGGGCCCGGCCGTCGACGATGCCCGGCTCTGCGGCTTCGCGTCGCGCAGCTCGCAGGTGAGCTTCGTCGCCGAGAACGGCGCGCTCCGGGCACGCGCCACCTTCCTCAACGGCAAGCGTGTGCGCTATGAAACCTTCCAGGACAACGGCCAGCCCGCCACCCAGGAAGAACTCCAGGCCGCCGGCCGCATCGAACGCATCTTCGGCACCGACGGCGTGCGCCGCCGCGAAGTGCACTGGGCGCTGCGCGACGGGGTGAGCCAGCGCGACCGCGAGCAGGAGTTTTCCGCCACCGGCTCGCTGACCCGCGAGCGCCGCTGGCTGCAGGGCGAGCTGTCCAGCGAACAGACCTTCTATCTCAACGGCCAGCCGCGCAGCAAGGCGCGCTACACCAGCAGCGGCAGCAACCGCACCCTGGAAACGCAGGACTATTTCGAGAACGGCGTGCTGTCGGCCGAGGGCAGCTACATCGACACCGGCCGCTACGCGCCTACGCCCGTCGGCACGCACCGGCAGTTCGACATGCAGGGCCGGCCCAAGTCGGAGACGGTGTACGACCCGCGCGGCCGGCTGGTGCGCGAGCGCATCTGGGATGCGTCGGGCACGGTGCTGCGCGACGACGAGTTGCAGGACGACGGCTCGCGCCGTCCGCCCACCGCGGCGCGCTGA